Below is a window of Eschrichtius robustus isolate mEscRob2 chromosome 13, mEscRob2.pri, whole genome shotgun sequence DNA.
CCAGGAggagcagaggacacaggttgtGGACGAAACAGTGACGGAAGAAGACCTCAGGCTGTCCACAGAGGTTCCGGAAAAAGCCCCAGAACCGGGCACCACTCACCTCGGACTGAGGGCACTCCAGTCCCAGCACTGGTCGCTTGGGGTGCTCTTGGGGAGGGGTCTGCACAGGCCCCCCAATGCCCAACCAGTCCCGGACTACACTCACTTCCCCAAAGGGCACCTGTGGGGAAGGAGAGACACACCAGGGCTTCAGACTGGAGACCTGACGCCTGGGCTCTGAACCAACCAGCCCCTCTCCACCCTCCAAGAGGATCTAGCTGCGCCCCACTCACCCCCCCACTCCAACCACCTTCACCCAAGGGCCTGGGACAAGGATTCCTGGCCCTTGGTTTGAGCCTGTCCCTCTTTCTCCAGTTGTTCATGTGGCTTGCGGTCCAGGAGGAGCTATTTGTTTGCCTCTACTCCACGAGCCTTTGGGACCAGGTACAGGAAGCGCATGGGGGATATGTGGTCCCACACAGGGCGTGACGGGTGGCAGGGGGGACAGACAGATGGCCCGAGACAGAAAGGCGGCCAGAGCTAGAGGAGGCACAAGGACAGGGCTGACCACTGCTCTCTGGGtgccctctcagccccaagcctcAAGCTGTCGTTTCCATCGATCATCATGGATCACCTTTCAGTCCCCAGTTGGGATCAATAAAAGCGATTGAGCCTCCTGCCCTgaagccccttcccctcccccacccgccgAGCACCGCACTGAGGGGCAGTCACTCATCTGCAGGTCCGAAAGGGAAGCACGCAGGCTCTGGAGTCTGCTCTGTTCCGAAGCTCTCCTCAAGCTAAGAAGCAGAACCCGGGTTGCCGGAAAGTCCTGCATCTCTGCCCTACCCACCCCGGTCAACCAGTCTCCCCACGGACCCCATAAGTCCTGCTCCCTCTCCTGACCCCAAGCACGCTCTAGGGAGAGGGGAGATCCGGCAGGGTAAGGAAAGGACGGGGCTGGCGGAAGGAAGGGCTCTCAGAGGCAATTAGTGGACAGCTCACAGGGGAAATGGAACTACCATTAATGTGCTTGGTTAACTAGGGGCAGCGAGGCCGGGAGAGTGTCTGAGACCAGAGGAGCCAGTgtatggcggggggggggggcccacaCACGTCCACAGCCGTGCACAGGCTCCCCACAGCACGCGCAGCCAAGCATCCACCCTGAAGCCTCCCCCTCCACCCAACAGGAGAAGCCGACCTCTTTACCCCAGTCTGGGCCATGCCAAAGGGTCCTGGGTTCATGCCCAAGAAGAGCACTTGCTTGGGCCCCTGGCAGTAGCGGGTCACGTAGCTGCGATGCGGCTCCCACGCATACTCCACCGGATTGTAGATGATGCCCACAGGCTCAGAAAACTGCAGCTGCTTCAGCTCAGCGTTAAGCCGGAgctcctcctccaagaagccctcaGCCGAGCTTCGAGGGGAGGGCTGGGGCTccaccagggcagccccctcATGGAGGGGCCCCGGCAGGAAAGCCTGGGGCACAGCCATGCCACTGTTACCTGGAAAAGAGATGGACGGAGGCCCCAACAGCCCCAGTCATAGCGTGGGAGGGATCCAGGCTGGCCAGGGCCCCTACTACCACTTCCTGGGCTCAGAAGAGACTGTCAGTCACCCCCAACGTCCAGGCAAGCCCTCACTCATCTCAGCTCCTGGTAATGAAGGGCCCTTCCTCTCCTGGATTCAAGCATCCTCCCTCTTCATATATTACCTGGTGAGCATAACCTATAACCACCAATCATCCCCCACTCCAAACTTCCTTTCCATCAGGCACAGGTTTTGAGTCACTAGTTCCTAGGCCATGCCtaggttttcaataaatatttacatggCAAACTTTCAGCACCTAAAACAAGCCCAGCCAGGAGAGGCTGTGTCCTGGAAACCAGTGTGCTGAAGGATGGGATGCAGGTGCACAGCCACAGCCCAGAGACTAATTACAGAGCTGATTACAACAGCTTCCAGGTGGTGAGCAACTGCTCTGTACCAGGTACCCCTCACTGCTGTGCACAACCACCCCACGAGGTGGGTATTactgttcccaggttacaggtgaGAGAACTGAGGCTTAGCAAGATCAAgcaacttgcccagggccacacactTAGCAAATAatgaagctgggatttgaacccaaaccATCTGACTCAAGGCTGTGCGCATCTTGCCTTAGACGGTTCGATCGGCCACCCTGCTAATCCTAcaaccccccaaccccagcccagcTTCTTGCCCACGTTCAAGAATCCTCAGTGGTGAGTGAGACGATTACCAGACTCACACTAGACTCCTACAAGCTACGTAACCATGGCCAGAGCCTCAGGTCTCCTCCCCCAAATACTAAGAAAAACAATATCCActtaaaaatattgatataagAAATGGAATGAGATATTGTGTGTAAAGCGTGGCCCGGGGGTGGtagaaggggaagggaagaggatgagaaagagggagggggggaaggaggaagagggagcaCCCCAGCGAACTCTGTAACCCACAGAGGCCATTCCTTCCAATCTTCCTTCTAATCACTCCCGTGCAAACCCAGTGGTCCACCCTGACCTTTCCATTAACACTTTCAAAACGCCCTTCCTACCTCAACTCCCAAAACCTTGCACATGCTATTTCTACAAACCCAATTTTTCACAGACCCCTTGAGTGAAGCAGGACTGTGAGTCCCCTAGCCCTCCACACATCCAAATCATACCTCCCCTTCCAGATGCAGCTCGAACTGTCCCTTTGGTAAAGCCGTCCCTCTTCGGGACGCTGCAGCATTTGCTGTACCTTCCCAGCCTCGCCCAACCCAAGTAGGGCTGGCGTGAggcctgggaatctgtattttaaacagGCTTCCTCAAGTGATGCTGATTGTTGGTGacggctgagaaccactgcacaTCA
It encodes the following:
- the SMUG1 gene encoding single-strand selective monofunctional uracil DNA glycosylase isoform X1, coding for MSLAYILFILDFFPTRRLPQCLPCNSGMAVPQAFLPGPLHEGAALVEPQPSPRSSAEGFLEEELRLNAELKQLQFSEPVGIIYNPVEYAWEPHRSYVTRYCQGPKQVLFLGMNPGPFGMAQTGVPFGEVSVVRDWLGIGGPVQTPPQEHPKRPVLGLECPQSEVSGARFWGFFRNLCGQPEVFFRHCFVHNLCPLLLLAPSGRNLTPAELPAKQREQLLGVCDAALCRQVQLLGVRLVVGVGRLAEQRARRALAGLMPEVQVEGLLHPSPRNPQANKGWEVVAKERLNELGLLPLLTK
- the SMUG1 gene encoding single-strand selective monofunctional uracil DNA glycosylase isoform X2, whose translation is MAVPQAFLPGPLHEGAALVEPQPSPRSSAEGFLEEELRLNAELKQLQFSEPVGIIYNPVEYAWEPHRSYVTRYCQGPKQVLFLGMNPGPFGMAQTGVPFGEVSVVRDWLGIGGPVQTPPQEHPKRPVLGLECPQSEVSGARFWGFFRNLCGQPEVFFRHCFVHNLCPLLLLAPSGRNLTPAELPAKQREQLLGVCDAALCRQVQLLGVRLVVGVGRLAEQRARRALAGLMPEVQVEGLLHPSPRNPQANKGWEVVAKERLNELGLLPLLTK